The Cellulomonas flavigena DSM 20109 DNA segment CGACCCGCTCGTCGCTCCCGACCCGCGCGTGCGACGCTCGCGCCCCGACGAGTACGACATGGTGCTGCCGGCGTGCGTGCGGATGTTCACCGAGGAGGTCGGGTACTCCCCGGCGAGCGGTCCGGGCGGGCCCTACGAGACGCGGGTGCGTCGGCTCGTCGAGGACGGCCGCTCGTTCGTGCTCGTCGACCGGGTGGGCAGCCTGCGGCGGCCTCGCGTGGTGTTCAAGGCCGAGGTGCCGGCGGTCGCCGGTGGCGTCGCCCAGGTCCAGGGTGTCTGGGTGGACCCGGAGCGACGCGGTGAGCGGCTCTCGGAGGGCGGCATGGCGCGGGTCGCCGAGCTGGCACGGGCCGAGATCGCGCCCGTCGTCTCGCTGTACGTCAACGGCTACAACACGCGCGCCGTGCGGGCGTACCAGGCGGTCGGCTTCCGCGAGGTCGGTGCCTACGCGACCGTGCTGTTCTGAGGCGTCCGGCCCTGGCCTCAGACCGGGGACCGGACCGGCCGCAGCTGCCACCAGCGCAGCAGGACGGTCGTCACCGCGCCGGCGGCGAGGGCGACGAGCGCGGCGAGCCAGGGGAGGTCGGTGACGACGGCGCGTGCGCCCAGGGCGGCCACGACGAGGACCGCGATCACCGTGGCGAGCAGACCGACGGCGCCGAGCGAGTTCCCGAGCGGGCGGCCGTCGACGCGCCGGCGCCATCGGAGCTGGTTGCCGAGCGAGAGCAGGGTGCCCACCATCATGAGCGCCCAGGCCGCGACGCCGTGGCCCAGGGTGAGGAGTGCGAGCCCTGCGACGGAGCAGGTCTGCGTGATGCCGCCGAGCACGGCGAAGCTCAGTGGCAGCGCGTGGTCGCGGACGAGGGCGGGTGCCGCGGTCATGGCCTCACGGTAGCGCGCGTGTCGGACGGCGGCGGACGATCCGGGCGGCGACGTCACCCGTGGGCGGGTCAGCGCAGCAGGCGCGACATGCGACGGTCCGCGAGCGGCTTGCCGCCGGTCTGGCACGTCGGGCAGTACTGCAGCGAGGAGTCCGCGAACGACACCTCGTGCACCGTGTCACCGCACGGCGTGCCGTCCCACCCGGGGCAGGGCTCCCCGGTGCGTCCGTGCACACGCATGCCGCGGCGCTTGGCGTCCTTGAGCTCCGCGGCCGGGCGGCCGGCCGCGGTGGTGACGGCCTCGGTGAGGACCTCGCGGATCGCCGTGTGCAGCCTGCGCGTGCGGGCCTCGTCGTACGAGCGCGTGGGTGCGAACGGGCTCGTCCGCGCGACGAGCAGGATCTCGTCGGAGTAGGCGTTGCCGATGCCCGCGATGGTGCCCTGGTCACGCAGGAGGCCCTTGACCTGCTGGTTGCGTGCCGCGAGCAGCTCGCCGAGGCGCTCAGGGGTGAACGCGTCGGACAACGGCTCCACGCCGAGGGTGGCGATCTGCGGGACGTCCGCCGGGTCCGCGACGACGTGCACGGCGAGCCGCTTGCGCGTGCCGGCCTCCGTGAGGTCGAACCCGGAGCCGTCGTCGAACCCGACCCGCAGAGCGAGCGGGGACTTCCCCGGTCGTGCCGGTCGCTCCGGCAGCGCGTCGTACCAACGCACCCACCCGGCGCGCGACAGGTGCCACACCACGTGGAGCGTGCCGTCGGCGAGGGAGCCGACCGAGAGGTCCAGCCACTTGCCGTGCCGGGACGCCTCGAGCACGGTACCCCCGCGCAGCGCGGTCGGTGGGGGACGGAAGGTCTTGAGCGCGCTGATCGCCGCGACCTCGACGCGCGTCACGGCACGGCCGACCGCCCGCTCGCCCAGGAACTGCGCGAGCGCCTCGACCTCGGGCAGCTCCGGCACGTGTGCATCCTCGCACCGGGCGCCGACGACGGACAGCGCACCCCGCCGCGCGCACTAGGCTCGTCGCATGCTCCTGCGCATGTCCACGCTGTTCGTCCGCACCCTGCGCGAGGACCCCGCCGATGCCGAGGTCGCCAGCCACCGGCTGCTCGTGCGCGCGGGGTACATCCGTCGCGCCGCCCCCGGCATCTACACCTGGCTCCCGCTGGGCCTGCGCGTCCTCGCGAAGGTCGAGCAGGTCGTCCGCGAGGAGATGGCCGCGATCGGGGCGCAGGAGGTGCACTTCCCGGCGCTGCTGCCCAAGGAGCCGTACGAGGCCACGGGCCGGTGGACCGAGTACGGGCCCAACATCTTCCGCCTGAAGGACCGCAAGGGCGGTGACTACCTCCTCGCGCCCACGCACGAGGAGATGTTCACGCTGCTGGTCAAGGACCTGTACTCGTCGTACAAGGACCTGCCGCTCGCGCTCTACCAGATCCAGACCAAGTACCGGGACGAGGCGCGGCCGCGCGCCGGTCTCATCCGCGGGCGCGAGTTCGTCATGAAGGACGCCTACTCCTTCGACGTCGACGACGCAGGGCTCGCCGCGTCCTACGAGGCGCAGCGGGCCGCGTACCAGCGGATCTTCGACCGCCTCGGCCTGGAGTACGTCATCGTGGCCGCGACGTCGGGTGCCATGGGCGGCTCGCGCTCGGAGGAGTTCCTCACGCCGACCGCGATCGGTGAGGACACGTTCGTGCGTTCGGCCGGCGGCTACGCGGCCAACGTCGAGGCCGTCACGACGGTCGTGCCCGAACCGGTCGACGCGTCGGAGGTGCCCGCCGCCCACGTCGAGGACACGCCCGACACCCCGACGATCGACACGCTCGTCGCCCTCGCGAACGAGCGGTTCGCACGTCCCGACCGTCCCTGGACGGCCGCCGACACCCTCAAGAACGTGGTGCTCGCGCTGGTGCAGCCCACGGGGGAGCGCGAGCTCGTCGTCGTCGGGCTGCCCGGCGACCGTGAGGTCGACCTCAAGCGCCTCGAAGCGGCGGTCGCGCCGGCCGAGGTGGAACCGGCCGGCGACGCCGACTTCGCGGCCCACCGCGAGCTCGTGCGCGGGTACATCGGCCCCGGCGTGCTGGGCCCGAACGTCCCGGTCGCCGACGGTGCCGAGCGCACCGCGGTGCGCTACCTGCTGGACCCGCGCGTCGTGCCCGGCACGCGGTGGATCACCGGGGCGAACGAGGCCGGTCGCCACGTGTTCGACCTGGTCATGGGCCGCGACTTCACCGCGGACGGCACGGTCGAGGCCGCCGAGGTGCGCGCCGGTGACCCGGCGCCGGACGGTTCGGGCCCGCTCGAGCTCGCGCGCGGCATCGAGATCGGCCACATCTTCCAGCTCGGCCGCAAGTACGCGCAGGCGCTCGGACTGACGGTGCTCGACCAGAACGGCAAGGCACAGGTCGTCACCATGGGTTCCTACGGCATCGGCGTCACGCGCGTCCTCGCGGCGCTCGCGGAGGCCAACCACGACGAGCGCGGCCTCGCGTGGCCGGCCGACGTCGCGCCGGCCCACGTGCACGTCCTGGCCACCGGCAAGGACGCCGCGGTGTTCGAGGCGGCCGAGGCCCTCGCCACGACGCTCTCGGCGCGTGGCGTCGAGGTCCTCTACGACGACCGCCCCAAGGTGTCGCCGGGCGTGAAGTTCGCCGACGCCGAGCTCCTCGGCGTGCCGCTGGTCGTGGTCGTGGGCCGCGGTCTGGCCGACGGTGTGGTCGAGGTGCGTCCGCGCGCCGGTGGCACGTCGGAGCAGGTCCCGGTGGCCACCGCCGCCGACCGCGTCGCCGAGCTGGTGGACGAGCTGGTCGCGGGCTGAGCGTCCCGCGGACGGTACCCGCCGTCCGACGGGCGCCGTCCGGTGCCCGGCGCGCGCCGTCGGGTCAGCCGACGGGCGTCGTCGCGAGCTCGGGCATGCCCGGGAACGCCACGGGTGCGGCGCCGCGGGCGACGGCCGCCGCCGTCGCGGTGCGCAGCGAGGCGACCGCCTCCGGACGGCTGCCGAACGGTGCGTCCGCGACCGCGGCGCTGCTCGCGTCCGCGACCGCCTGCTCCAGCGTGCGCAGCAGGGCGTCGCGCACGGCCGGGTCGTCGACCCC contains these protein-coding regions:
- a CDS encoding DUF4081 domain-containing GNAT family N-acetyltransferase, whose translation is MVVPPTTTLSGRTGAVVLGDGDVAAALAVCATDPVGSVLAASRLEQAVAGGVRRAGGELWGYAEGDVLLAVCWVGANLVPVLGPLDADVASRALSAFAELGRSRGRRCSSIVGPADAVLGLWSRLRGSWPLEREVRAHQPSMVLDGDPLVAPDPRVRRSRPDEYDMVLPACVRMFTEEVGYSPASGPGGPYETRVRRLVEDGRSFVLVDRVGSLRRPRVVFKAEVPAVAGGVAQVQGVWVDPERRGERLSEGGMARVAELARAEIAPVVSLYVNGYNTRAVRAYQAVGFREVGAYATVLF
- a CDS encoding Fpg/Nei family DNA glycosylase, which produces MPELPEVEALAQFLGERAVGRAVTRVEVAAISALKTFRPPPTALRGGTVLEASRHGKWLDLSVGSLADGTLHVVWHLSRAGWVRWYDALPERPARPGKSPLALRVGFDDGSGFDLTEAGTRKRLAVHVVADPADVPQIATLGVEPLSDAFTPERLGELLAARNQQVKGLLRDQGTIAGIGNAYSDEILLVARTSPFAPTRSYDEARTRRLHTAIREVLTEAVTTAAGRPAAELKDAKRRGMRVHGRTGEPCPGWDGTPCGDTVHEVSFADSSLQYCPTCQTGGKPLADRRMSRLLR
- a CDS encoding proline--tRNA ligase gives rise to the protein MLLRMSTLFVRTLREDPADAEVASHRLLVRAGYIRRAAPGIYTWLPLGLRVLAKVEQVVREEMAAIGAQEVHFPALLPKEPYEATGRWTEYGPNIFRLKDRKGGDYLLAPTHEEMFTLLVKDLYSSYKDLPLALYQIQTKYRDEARPRAGLIRGREFVMKDAYSFDVDDAGLAASYEAQRAAYQRIFDRLGLEYVIVAATSGAMGGSRSEEFLTPTAIGEDTFVRSAGGYAANVEAVTTVVPEPVDASEVPAAHVEDTPDTPTIDTLVALANERFARPDRPWTAADTLKNVVLALVQPTGERELVVVGLPGDREVDLKRLEAAVAPAEVEPAGDADFAAHRELVRGYIGPGVLGPNVPVADGAERTAVRYLLDPRVVPGTRWITGANEAGRHVFDLVMGRDFTADGTVEAAEVRAGDPAPDGSGPLELARGIEIGHIFQLGRKYAQALGLTVLDQNGKAQVVTMGSYGIGVTRVLAALAEANHDERGLAWPADVAPAHVHVLATGKDAAVFEAAEALATTLSARGVEVLYDDRPKVSPGVKFADAELLGVPLVVVVGRGLADGVVEVRPRAGGTSEQVPVATAADRVAELVDELVAG